The proteins below are encoded in one region of Ochotona princeps isolate mOchPri1 chromosome 24, mOchPri1.hap1, whole genome shotgun sequence:
- the ORAI2 gene encoding protein orai-2 produces MSAELSVPADPSTPACSEPGHKGMDYRDWVRRSYLELVTSNHHSVQALSWRKLYLSRAKLKASSRTSALLSGFAMVAMVEVQLETQYQYPRPLLIAFSACTTVLVAVHLFALLISTCILPNVEAVSNIHNLNSISESPHERMHPYIELAWGFSTVLGILLFLAEVVLLCWIKFLPVDARPQAGPLPGPGGHTGWQAALVSTIIMVPVGLIFVVFTMHFYRSLVRHKTERHNREIEELHKLKVQLDGHERSLQVV; encoded by the exons ATGAGCGCTGAGCTCAGCGTGCCTGCGGacccctccaccccggcctgctCTGAGCCTGGCCACAAGGGCATGGATTACCGGGACTGGGTCCGCCGCAGCTACCTGGAACTGGTCACCTCCAACCACCACTCAGTGCAGGCACTGTCCTGGAGGAAGCTGTACCTGAGCAGGGCCAAGTTGAAGGCCTCCAGCCGAACCTCAGCCCTCCTCTCCGGCTTCGCCATG GTGGCCATGGTGGAGGTACAGCTGGAGACGCAGTACCAGTACCCACGGCCGCTGCTCATCGCCTTCAGcgcctgcaccacagtgctggtggcTGTGCACCTGTTCGCGCTGCTCATCAGCACCTGCATCCTGCCCAACGTGGAGGCCGTTAGCAACATCCACAACCTCAATTCCATCAGCGAGTCCCCGCACGAACGCATGCACCCCTACATCGAGCTGGCCTGGGGCTTCTCCACCGTGCTCGGCATCCTGCTCTTCCTGGCTGAAGTGGTGCTGCTGTGCTGGATCAAGTTCCTGCCCGTGGACGCGCGGCCCCAGGCTGGCCCCCTGCCGGGCCCTGGTGGCCACACCGGCTGGCAGGCGGCTCTGGTGTCCACCATCATCATGGTGCCTGTGGGCCTCATCTTCGTGGTCTTCACCATGCACTTCTACCGCTCGCTGGTGCGTCACAAGACCGAGCGCCACAACCGTGAGATCGAGGAACTGCACAAGCTCAAGGTGCAGCTGGACGGGCACGAACGCAGCCTACAGGTGGTGTGA
- the ALKBH4 gene encoding alpha-ketoglutarate-dependent dioxygenase alkB homolog 4 isoform X2, whose amino-acid sequence MLIEDFVTRDEEAEMVRLMDRDPWKLSQSGRRKQDYGPKVNFRKQKLKPAGFCGLPDYSREVVRRMGLYPGLESFRPVEQCNLDYCPERGSAIDPHLDDAWLWGERLVSLNLLSATVLSLCREAPGSLLLGPAPAAGPEAPTDSLIAPSRSVPCQEVEVAVALPRRSLLVLTGAARHQWQHAIHRRHIEARRVCATFRELAAEFRPGGRQQELGQELLGLALSFQGRPV is encoded by the exons ATGCTCATTGAAGACTTCGTGACCCGGGATGAGGAGGCCGAGATGGTTCGACTGATGGACCGAGACCCCTGGAAGCTCTCCCAGTCGGGACGCAGGAAACAG GACTACGGCCCCAAGGTCAACTTCCGGAAGCAGAAGCTCAAGCCTGCGGGTTTCTGCGGCCTCCCGGACTACAGCCGCGAGGTGGTGCGGAGGATGGGCCTGTACCCGGGCCTGGAGAGTTTCCGGCCGGTGGAGCAGTGCAACCTGGACTACTGCCCCGAGCGGGGCTCTGCCATAGACCCGCACCTGGACGATGCCTGGCTCTGGGGCGAGCGCCTGGTGAGCCTCAACCTGCTCTCGGCCACCGTGCTGTCCCTGTGCCGCGAAGCGCCCGGCAGCCTGCTGCTTGGCCCGGCCCCGGCCGCTGGCCCCGAGGCGCCCACTGACAGCCTCATTGCCCCCAGCCGCTCGGTGCCATGCCAGGAGGTGGAGGTGGCCGTGGCCCTGCCCCGCCgctccctgctggtgctcacGGGCGCTGCGCGGCACCAGTGGCAGCACGCCATCCACCGCAGGCACATTGAGGCCCGCCGCGTGTGCGCCACCTTCAGGGAGCTGGCTGCTGAGTTCCGGCCCGGCGGGCGGCAGCAGGAACTGGGCCAAGAACTGCTGGGCCTCGCGCTGTCCTTCCAGGGCAGGCCTGTGTGA